In one window of Dromaius novaehollandiae isolate bDroNov1 chromosome W, bDroNov1.hap1, whole genome shotgun sequence DNA:
- the LOC112994459 gene encoding ATP synthase subunit alpha, mitochondrial — MLSARVAAAIARSLPRQAGLISRNTLGAAFVATRNIHASKTRFQKTGTAEVSSILEERILGADTSAELEETGRVLSIGDGIARVYGLRNVQAEEMVEFSSGLKGMSLNLEPDNVGVVVFGNDRLIKEGDVVKRTGAIVDVPVGEELLGRVVDALGNPIDGKGPITSKTRRRVGLKAPGIIPRISVREPMQTGIKAVDSLVPIGRGQRELIIGDRQTGKTSIAIDTIINQKRFNDGTDEKKKLYCIYVAIGQKRSTVAQLVKRLTDADAMKYTIVVSATASDAAPLQYLAPYSGCSMGEYFRDNGKHALIIYDDLSKQAVAYRQMSLLLRRPPGREAYPGDVFYLHSRLLERAAKMNDAFGGGSLTALPVIETQAGDVSAYIPTNVISITDGQIFLETELFYKGIRPAINVGLSVSRVGSAAQTRAMKQVAGTMKLELAQYREVAAFAQFGSDLDAATQQLLNRGVRLTELLKQGQYVPMAIEEQVAVIYAGVRGHLDKLEPSKITKFESAFLAHVLSQHQALLSTIRTEGKISDQTEAKLKEIVTSFLSTFEA, encoded by the exons ATTTCCAGAAACACCCTGGGTGCAGCATTCGTTGCTACAAGAAACATCCATGCCTCCAAAACACGTTTTCAGAAAACTG GCACTGCTGAGGTATCCTCTATCCTTGAGGAACGTATTTTGGGAGCTGATACCTCTGCTGAACTTGAGGAGACTGGCCGCGTGCTCTCAATTGGTGATGGTATTGCCCGTGTGTACGGCCTAAGAAATGTCCAAGCAGAAGAAATGGTTGAATTCTCTTCTGGGCTGAAG GGCATGTCCTTGAACTTGGAGCCCGACAATGTTGGTGTTGTCGTGTTTGGTAATGACAGACTGATCAAGGAAGGGGATGTTGTGAAGAGGACTGGTGCCATTGTGGATGTTCCAGTTGGGGAAGAGCTGCTGGGCCGTGTTGTAGATGCCCTAGGCAATCCCATTGATGGGAAG ggtCCTATTACTTCTAAGACACGTAGGAGAGTTGGCTTAAAGGCCCCTGGGATCATTCCCAGGATCTCTGTGCGTGAACCTATGCAGACTGGTATTAAAGCTGTGGATAGCTTGGTGCCAATTGGCCGTGGCCAGCGTGAGCTGATCATTGGTGACAGGCAGACTGG GAAAACTTCAATTGCAATTGACACAATAATCAACCAGAAACGATTTAATGATGgaacagatgagaaaaagaaGCTGTACTGTATCTATGTTGCAATTGGGCAGAAGAGGTCtactgttgcacagctggtgaaGAGGCTCACTGATGCAG ATGCCATGAAGTACACTATTGTGGTTTCTGCCACAGCATCTGATGCTGCACCCCTTCAGTATCTGGCTCCCTACTCGGGCTGCTCCATGGGGGAATACTTCAGAGACAATGGAAAACATGCTCTTATCATCTATGATGACTTATCCAAGCAG GCTGTTGCCTATCGTCAGATGTCTCTGCTACTGCGTCGTCCACCTGGTCGTGAGGCCTACCCAGGTGATGTCTTCTACTTGCACTCTCGTCTGCTGGAGAGAGCAGCTAAGATGAATGATGCCTTTGGAGGTGGCTCTCTGACTGCCCTGCCTGTCATTGAAACTCAGGCTGGTGATGTGTCTGCTTACATTCCAACTAATGTCATCTCTATCACTGATGGACAG ATCTTCTTGGAAACTGAGCTGTTCTACAAAGGTATCCGTCCAGCCATCAATGTTGGTCTGTCTGTATCCCGTGTAGGCTCTGCTGCTCAGACCAGGGCTATGAAGCAG GTGGCAGGTACCATGAAGCTGGAATTGGCTCAGTATCGTGAAGTAGCTGCCTTTGCTCAGTTTGGTTCTGATCTGGATGCTGCCACACAACAACTGCTGAATCGTGGTGTGCGCCTGACGGAGCTCCTCAAGCAAGGACAGTACG TTCCTATGGCTATTGAGGAACAAGTTGCAGTCATCTATGCTGGTGTAAGAGGTCACTTGGACAAGCTGGAGCCCAGCAAAATCACTAAATTTGAGAGTGCTTTCCTAGCTCATGTTCTGAGCCAGCACCAGGCCCTTCTCTCTACAATCAG GACTGAAGGGAAGATCTCTGACCAGACAGAAGCTAAATTGAAGGAAATAGTCACAAGTTTCCTGTCTACTTTTGAGGCATAA